AGGAAAAGAGTTTCCGGCTTATATAAGAAATACGGGAAGATTGAGTGAGCTTTTAAAGGAGGGAAGTTCTGTATACGTAAAGCATAAGAGTAGAGGTAAATACAACTATGAGCTTGTTTTGGCAGAATATGGTGAAGGGATTTTAGTATGTCTTGATGCACAAATAGCGCCCAAGCTTTATGC
The Hydrogenobacter sp. genome window above contains:
- a CDS encoding sugar fermentation stimulation protein SfsA translates to MRFPHLTGAKFVRRLNRFVCSILIQGKEFPAYIRNTGRLSELLKEGSSVYVKHKSRGKYNYELVLAEYGEGILVCLDAQIAPKLYA